The nucleotide sequence aaattatttgatataataataagtatatttgaaacgactttaaataataatattccaTTAGGTGATGATTTAGGGAATGTAATTCTTTgtgatttattatatacaaattcgCACATAAATTTAAGGAATGGAACACAGATTTCATATGTATCCCATATTACTTCAACTAAGgatgttaatatattcattttattatcttctAATGGATGactgttaataaaaaaattaaaaaacatattatatgtttcGACATTATTACATGCCATGCATATTCCTCTTAAATCTCTTAATGCACCgataaatgataatttaattgcattattttttaatataatatcttttccatttatatctatttctctttttatacattcgagtaaattatttattggtgatatatattcttcaaaagataatgaatttgtattttgttccataaataataatttggttaatattaaataataatttgttctatatttataatattttgagaCTTCTAAAAATTTGGTATCTCTActatgtaataattttaatatcttttcattttttaataataatctaGCAAAGACAATTAACTTAGGAGTTTTGTCTTCTAAACATACTATATTCATACCAGATACTAAATCATGAAATAAGTCTAAgcttctttttattatttgatcaTAATCAAGGcgattatttaaattgaataatattttgctAATAATTAAATCTATTAAAggatcattattttcttcatcatttttgcTTGAAATAAGAGATGATccagaaaaattatttccacTGGCattaacattattatttgacgAATTTGTAAtggcattattatttcctgATGCTGATACTATTCTCGAAGCAATTGATCTCATTTCTTTCaagaaattattatttttttttccgttgatatatacttttttaaataattctaaACAATTTAGATATGCAAATTCAAGATATTCAAAAACTTCTGAcgatttatttgtttgttccattaatgaaaaaactaaaaaacATAGTTctgaattaattttaaaattatctGAATTTGCAAATTTCATATTTGATATAGCACTTGTAGAAATTAtagaagaaataataaatactaGCCATGTTGTTTGCTCTATAAAAActgatttatttataagattattttcatgattattttttaattcataaaatatagataatattttaccccctataaaattatattgtaatttacataaattaGATATTAATTCAAGTTGTTCACTTCTTAATACATCATTGTATAATGGATTTTCCATTTCGCAACTATCACCTGTttcacaaatatatttagcTAGCTCTAATCTCGAATTTATAAACACAATTgtaatgttatatatatagtcacaaataattaaatatttattatcaatatCGTTGTTAGTATTAAAACTGTTAGatatactattattatttttttttataaaaaagtttttattattcataacatcatttaataattctttttcatcagttttactattaatttctttaattACTTTTGGtggtataatatttaacatATTACTCCAAATAcctaataaataatgtttactattacataaatatttccaatttttcattccatccattgtaaataaatatatattattacaccATGAAAGAAAATTAGAATATGTACTTAATTCTTGTAATCTTATACTTGTATCTATTTTACCAATCAATCTACATAATTCATGGAAACAATCTTCATCATGTAAacctatttttttttcaattattttattaataccCCCTAAAAATTCATTCATATAACGTAccttttgtttttcatttgaaaaaaatgtttttcgTAAACTtcctaataatattaatgatcTAAGACAATATTTACCACAGCAATTTCTTATATCATCTACTTCAGACATACATATTTCATacatatcaaaaaataatttaggaatatttttttcattaaatatgtCCCAAGATTGAGGTATCATAAGAGATATATTTTCGTCGGAGCTTTCATCATTTATCATTGTGCCCATAAAATCAAATGATAaactattataaattaattcaaGTACTTTCATAAGTAATCGATTTTCTTCTACTCTTAATTCTATTCTTATACTTCCTTTTACAAATTCTTCTAATGTTTCTATACCTactttaaatatatcttttaataCATAATCACGAAACGATATAGCACACCTTCGGCTTTTTGCTGAATTGACACCACATTGAGGATGCATATCTTCAATCAAAgcagcatatatatataaacctATAATCCAATGACTTGTTActgaatttaaaaaatattctacTTGCTTTGTTATTAATGCATAGTTTGTATTTTCTAACCATGATAATTTAACTATACGTACATATAATCGAACAAAATTGCCTAATATATTAGATGACAAATTTAATAACTCAACccctttattatataaatatgatattacaaattcttttaattcttcTTTCTCATTATTCTCAATTTTATTCCATTCGTTTGTTATTAATTGGAGTAACCCAGATGTCGTAAATATTAATGTGTGCACATGTGTTGTGCTCcctaatatatttttcagtTTGCTAACGTTTCCTACATTGCTCACTAATGGCAGTAAAATTGTATGCGCCTGATTTTGTTCTTCTTTGTTTCcactgaaaaaaaatatatcaaataaaaaatatgtatacattgcacattagaaaaatattcataaaaataacaaattcACAATGTATGTAAgaataatagaaaaattgtattataGAAATTATAATGAGCACAAAGACAAGTAGCTGTTtagatgaaaaaatatatttatgcatgTCAAATCGATAAAACCATTAATAAGGTTCTTCAATTTGGGTAAATAGATGCATGCCagttttcaattttttaggAAAAGTATAGATTCATAAATTAGGTATAAACAatacaattataaaaggaaaaagtattcttcatattttttttattgttattttttttcttaccAATACATAGCTTCACAAAGAACTTGAAGCTGCTGCAACTCCGCCTCGCtcattttcaataaaatataggtAGAGGTGTActtgtttttaataaaaatcaaaaagcaatagtaataataataatgattgtgatgataaaataataaataaaagcaCGGTAAAAGTGTTAATGTAAACAGAAAAGGTTATTAAATAAGATATATCAGAATATGtcttaataaaataagcaGGTGCTTAATTATGTGTTATACACAAGaggaatatttataagtatTCATACGTCTGCACACACACAagcacatatatacatatatatattatacatgcatatatatagataaataatttatatatatatgtatgtatattttttaattttcacaataacataaatttataagcatttatatttttatataaagaaactTCTTTTGTGGAAATATTCCTCTGCAATTGCTGTTCcatttatttccattttatgtgcatatgcatacatatataaatgcatatatatcaatataCTTACACAAATATTTGTGTAAGGGAACctttatttcttttgtaTGATTTCCCGCTTTATCCATGTAATTTAgaattatcatatttatatataatatattattagtatgtatatatatgcatatattctttttctttttttcttatcattgtttcattatatttatcattgcTCATTATAATCTTTCATTTACATAagaacatattttaattaaaaattgttaattttaattaaaaggctttattttcaaaaattattaaggTATtggaaattatttaattataaaaattaaaataccaattatgtattttatgatatatatattatatatatgtgtatatatataaattatatatgcgtatgtatataaattatatgcacAAGCGCTTTAGTAGGATGTTCCCATaacgttttttttatcatgcttataaaaaaacgtgaaataataataataatatgtaaataataagctATAAAAAAGGAGAAAGGGAGAGAAAATAAGCAAATAATGTCATGAGAATTATgaatagaaataaataaaacaatagataaataaaaaatttagaaatggaaatatcgaattatgaataacacaataatatgatatagtaaaaaagtaataaaaattatagtaaaaggtatataaaaaataagcaattataaaaaaattgcactaattttgtaatagtcaataataaatgatatgGGTATGGTAATAATGAttaacgaaaaaaaaacatctTTACAAAATAGAACGCATatagtataaaaatttttatattttttatgtatagtGAAATACgtgcatacatatatatgaattatgtatttttttcatattctcatatattttgaaatataccaaaaattataaaaaaaagcgaaaaaaaaaaaaataatattatataaaccCCACAGCGGTAAAAACACTATACTATATAATGCAATATTATagcatttattattataactgACATATAggattattaattaattgtttcttatattattataggaCCATctatgcataatatattatgtgttCAAAGGAGGCTCtacttcattatttttttttttttttttaattagataatatacaacgtatatatagtaaaaaatatctttcctggtatattttttttttttgaaatatataaaaaaaaaattttaaggtttatcttttttatatttaatgcttaaaaattgtttaataAACTATTTGTATtctattcatttattttattattttttttaaatccaatgtcattttttacatattatatattatgaatacaaatatatagagCTATAGATTAAATGcatacttatatatatgattaaatacatatatttttcgcgtttatatatttattcgaATCTATCTACCTTCATTTTATTGTAAATTAAGatatattctatatatgtatttatactATATATTGACCATTAcaacattatatatatatgtcttGAGGATTGATAATTTCGGAAGTattgcatttttatattatattctgTTAGACTTAAATTATTGTTATCGTTTTTTAACTATATATACAGATCCATTAACATACAAAATGGAATGATATatcagaaaaaatattttaaatgtttttttttttatttgggattatttttattttttattcaatcacaaaaaataaataaacaataaccaaataaataaacaaataaataaatataatattcctTATATGTTTAACTTTTTATGTTGTTAAAATGTcgaattataattataaacaattgctattattgtttctttttcaatattattaacaaagGCATTATTGCTTTTATAAacgttttattttttttttttcatttcatttatttttttttaatacaattttCCTTATACAATTAAACAACCAAAAAGGAAATCCCCAAAAtatacttaaaaataataaacgccacaaaaaaatgttatatacGATGTGTGAAGTATGAGGATATACAACATCTTATAcatgttttaataaatatatatatgcatatccTGTATTATACTGTGAAGCATCATTTAAATGTCCTTTCTgcattttatttccttttgtgtcattatttacatgttcattatataatttattccatggctattgttttatatatcataCCAAAAATAAGTATAGATAACGATATTCAcaatatacatttatataaacatgtCTACTGATATGGTTGtatacttatttaaaaaaatatattaataatatatattttcttatatatatacatgtgtattcgttttcataaatatgcatgtggcatatatatgtatataaataatgtctATGCGtaattacatataaatgtaaGATTCAAATATGCATGCTTGACattgaaaatatgtatttttatatttgtttgcGTATACtataatacaatatattgttgtaacttttttttttacaaaattttacaaaaactATGAATCTATTTTCTAAAACTGGAATAAATactgataatataaaattttgtgaatcatattattcaaaaaatgcgaataaaaataacaacgATGATATAATTAGTAGTATGGATTTATCGGATAATAACgcgataaaaaaatataatgggTTTGGAAGGggtgataaaaataatattagtgATGGCAATATACATTcagaaaatgaatatttttctaatgACAATCTTTATAATTCTgtgaaaaaattttatgacaATCTTTCTAACAAAAATAAGGAAggtatagaaaatatagaaaatagttatttcgaatatttaaataaaaatgaatacaaTGATCATAATTATGATAACTTCCCAGTCGaagaatatataagtaatattaaaaaaaaggacaTGCCAGATTTTAAGcaatatttaaagaaataCATAAACAACGCGatgaaaaatgatgaagaacaaattagaataaaaaaggaaaaaatatatgaaaatataccCATAAGAAATAATGATTACATGGAAAATGATTATTTGAAGAAccttaatgaaaataatattaacgATGATAtacttaaatataatagctTAATTAATTCTTCTAACTTTTTGGAATCTTTTAATGATGCAGAATATCGAAATGACTATGATAATTTTGACTTATTTggaattaataaaacacAGATGcctttaaataatatgcatttatttgaaaatgagAAAGATGGAGAAATGTATATAGAGGAAGATTATGAAGAGTTAGA is from Plasmodium chabaudi chabaudi strain AS genome assembly, chromosome: 8 and encodes:
- a CDS encoding exportin-7, putative; the encoded protein is MSEAELQQLQVLCEAMYCGNKEEQNQAHTILLPLVSNVGNVSKLKNILGSTTHVHTLIFTTSGLLQLITNEWNKIENNEKEELKEFVISYLYNKGVELLNLSSNILGNFVRLYVRIVKLSWLENTNYALITKQVEYFLNSVTSHWIIGLYIYAALIEDMHPQCGVNSAKSRRCAISFRDYVLKDIFKVGIETLEEFVKGSIRIELRVEENRLLMKVLELIYNSLSFDFMGTMINDESSDENISLMIPQSWDIFNEKNIPKLFFDMYEICMSEVDDIRNCCGKYCLRSLILLGSLRKTFFSNEKQKVRYMNEFLGGINKIIEKKIGLHDEDCFHELCRLIGKIDTSIRLQELSTYSNFLSWCNNIYLFTMDGMKNWKYLCNSKHYLLGIWSNMLNIIPPKVIKEINSKTDEKELLNDVMNNKNFFIKKNNNSISNSFNTNNDIDNKYLIICDYIYNITIVFINSRLELAKYICETGDSCEMENPLYNDVLRSEQLELISNLCKLQYNFIGGKILSIFYELKNNHENNLINKSVFIEQTTWLVFIISSIISTSAISNMKFANSDNFKINSELCFLVFSLMEQTNKSSEVFEYLEFAYLNCLELFKKVYINGKKNNNFLKEMRSIASRIVSASGNNNAITNSSNNNVNASGNNFSGSSLISSKNDEENNDPLIDLIISKILFNLNNRLDYDQIIKRSLDLFHDLVSGMNIVCLEDKTPKLIVFARLLLKNEKILKLLHSRDTKFLEVSKYYKYRTNYYLILTKLLFMEQNTNSLSFEEYISPINNLLECIKREIDINGKDIILKNNAIKLSFIGALRDLRGICMACNNVETYNMFFNFFINSHPLEDNKMNILTSLVEVIWDTYEICVPFLKFMCEFVYNKSQRITFPKSSPNGILLFKVVSNILIIISNNLLQKDKFCDIYKEKYKIISLLLNMFNNCLNGDFVNFAIFDLYNDDILNNSLNLALNMCLVIPTNDLLSYIKHLKPYFSFLDLVTKNFFQRILNLEFQLIADIIHNVKEGLCSFDYTVSMTCCSILDNIVTYIFTNRKSSSEQGQIIKNFLESQPQALKEVLNLMFHLILGGNFGSTWSMSQPLLGLILLDAQGYFKIQEQLISQQSEEKKQKLRHSFCKLMDHIDSNLASNNRENFTRNLYTFAQEIRNILI